A window of the Bacteriovorax sp. PP10 genome harbors these coding sequences:
- a CDS encoding DUF4337 domain-containing protein, with the protein MEEHSFEIKCGIVIAIFAAVMALSDMFAGKYGEDEIKFINEKSSSYMWYQAKSIRETVVEGQRDLINTLVQGKAINENSQNLLKEHTDKLTKKIERYEKEKAEILKGSSKVGEVNWVQDVDGKLGQVIGAKEYEEKIETLGKAGDQFDLSNLFFQICLVMGAISLVVKKPSLRTTFFYVMIFLGVLGSGFSFMALTIAMKA; encoded by the coding sequence GTGGAAGAGCATAGTTTTGAAATTAAATGTGGGATCGTCATTGCAATTTTTGCGGCCGTTATGGCATTGAGCGATATGTTCGCAGGTAAATATGGCGAAGATGAAATTAAATTTATCAATGAGAAATCCAGTTCGTACATGTGGTATCAGGCCAAGAGTATTAGAGAGACTGTGGTTGAAGGTCAGAGAGATTTAATTAACACTCTTGTTCAAGGAAAAGCGATTAATGAAAACTCGCAAAATCTATTAAAAGAGCACACTGATAAATTGACGAAGAAAATAGAGAGATACGAAAAAGAAAAAGCTGAAATCTTAAAAGGATCTTCTAAAGTTGGTGAAGTTAACTGGGTGCAAGACGTAGATGGGAAACTTGGTCAGGTAATTGGTGCTAAGGAATACGAAGAAAAAATTGAAACATTAGGAAAGGCCGGAGATCAGTTCGATCTTTCCAATCTCTTTTTTCAGATTTGTTTAGTTATGGGGGCGATTAGTTTAGTTGTGAAGAAGCCCTCTCTTAGAACGACATTTTTCTATGTGATGATTTTTCTAGGGGTCTTAGGAAGCGGTTTTTCATTTATGGCCTTAACGATAGCCATGAAAGCGTAA
- a CDS encoding L,D-transpeptidase family protein, with protein MNTLITFIVLSFSTQLFSAEYQVDSVRVYKTQHRMEMMFQGEVTKVYTVMLGRGGMAPKRQEGDKRVPEGEYELDYKNPYSKFYRSIHVTYPNLEDIERAKKMGVNPGFDIFIHGMPNYYTSLSMILDDDSMDLLFENRGDWTAGCIAVENYEMKEIWDNMDIEFAPIPITIYH; from the coding sequence ATGAACACACTTATCACATTTATTGTTCTCTCATTTTCAACACAACTCTTCTCTGCCGAATACCAGGTCGATTCTGTGCGTGTCTATAAGACCCAGCATCGAATGGAAATGATGTTTCAGGGTGAAGTGACCAAAGTCTACACGGTGATGTTAGGACGCGGAGGAATGGCGCCTAAAAGGCAAGAGGGAGACAAGCGAGTCCCGGAAGGTGAATACGAATTGGATTACAAAAATCCTTATTCAAAATTCTACCGCTCAATTCATGTGACTTATCCGAACTTAGAAGATATCGAACGCGCAAAAAAAATGGGTGTGAATCCAGGCTTTGATATTTTTATTCACGGTATGCCAAACTACTACACATCGCTGTCGATGATTTTGGATGACGATTCAATGGATCTTTTATTTGAAAATCGTGGAGACTGGACTGCAGGATGTATCGCGGTAGAAAATTATGAAATGAAAGAAATCTGGGACAATATGGATATAGAATTTGCTCCTATACCCATAACTATTTATCACTAA